One genomic window of Luteitalea pratensis includes the following:
- a CDS encoding glycosyltransferase family 4 protein — MHLALVLTEFPPSVGGMQTHAEFLAQALHDAGHAICVYTYRCDDPQLAAEANAFDRQAAYPVRRVLSRLGFWANHRALLQTLRQSRVALIYASNVYYGLLGAELGVPVVCRSAGNDVQRPWIAYPYRLGSRVVSHPALESRLHQWYRQWNAPEWLESVFRRQRQALVQRSVRANRVILANSLYTRHLLQDVGVGRAQVQVLPGGVDTQRFAPCAVTRRAVRREWGVRPETPVLLTVCRLVAKKGIDFLLGQVPALQRVVPDLRVIVVGDGKEKHRCEAQLAAAGLADAVRLVGKVPQREVQRYFAAADCFVLASRVTTHHTTGLQDAETMGRVLCEANAAGVPVLASRSGGIPSVITHDDNGLLFDSDDAGDFIAQFERLHRDADLRRRLVQRGRERAEHEFAWPHLVAAHQQCFDEVLTAPHV, encoded by the coding sequence GTGCATCTTGCTCTGGTCCTCACGGAGTTTCCGCCGAGCGTCGGCGGGATGCAGACGCATGCCGAGTTCCTCGCGCAGGCGTTGCATGATGCAGGTCATGCGATCTGCGTGTACACGTATCGGTGCGACGACCCGCAATTGGCGGCCGAGGCCAATGCCTTCGATCGGCAGGCCGCCTATCCTGTACGGCGCGTCCTGAGCCGGCTCGGCTTCTGGGCCAACCACCGGGCGTTGCTGCAGACCCTGCGGCAATCACGGGTGGCACTGATCTACGCATCCAACGTCTACTACGGCCTGCTCGGCGCCGAGCTCGGCGTACCCGTCGTCTGTCGCTCGGCCGGCAACGACGTCCAGCGTCCCTGGATTGCCTATCCGTATCGCCTGGGCAGCCGTGTCGTCAGCCATCCCGCGCTGGAGAGCCGATTGCACCAGTGGTATCGGCAATGGAATGCGCCGGAATGGCTGGAGTCGGTGTTCCGCCGGCAACGGCAGGCACTGGTGCAGCGGAGCGTGCGCGCCAATCGCGTGATCCTGGCCAACAGCCTCTACACCCGGCACTTGTTGCAGGACGTGGGCGTGGGCCGTGCGCAGGTGCAGGTGCTGCCTGGGGGCGTCGACACGCAGCGTTTTGCCCCCTGCGCGGTGACGCGCCGGGCGGTGCGCCGCGAGTGGGGGGTGCGGCCCGAGACGCCGGTGCTGCTGACCGTGTGCCGCCTGGTCGCCAAGAAGGGCATCGACTTCCTGCTGGGGCAAGTGCCGGCACTGCAACGCGTCGTTCCGGACCTGCGGGTGATCGTGGTGGGTGATGGCAAGGAGAAACACCGCTGCGAGGCCCAACTCGCTGCCGCGGGCCTGGCCGACGCGGTGCGACTGGTCGGCAAGGTCCCACAGCGCGAGGTGCAGCGCTATTTCGCGGCGGCAGACTGCTTCGTCCTGGCCAGCCGCGTCACCACGCATCACACCACGGGATTGCAGGACGCCGAAACGATGGGCCGGGTGTTGTGCGAGGCCAATGCGGCGGGCGTCCCGGTGTTGGCGAGCCGTTCCGGCGGCATCCCCAGCGTCATCACGCACGACGACAACGGACTGTTGTTCGACAGCGACGACGCCGGCGACTTCATCGCACAGTTCGAGCGCTTGCACCGCGACGCCGACCTGCGTCGGCGATTGGTCCAGCGCGGTCGGGAGCGGGCCGAACACGAGTTCGCCTGGCCGCATCTCGTCGCGGCGCACCAACAGTGTTTTGATGAGGTGCTCACCGCGCCGCACGTGTAG
- a CDS encoding glycoside hydrolase family 3 protein — protein sequence MSLRVASRCLVLLASAGIGLVSARQPTPSQPVLGTRTVKVLEVGGLKFKDLNKNGKLDVYEDWRKPVDARADDLVSQMTLEEKAGLMVSPTLTMGTDGAVNEESRPMPNPFGGPAWSLPGTSEAVLKMHSRQFINRANTSPRTMVTWLNGVQQIAESSRLGIPAFFVTNPRNHLGGAMVVGIEEAGGSFSQWPGTLGLAATRDAALVEEFSRIAAEEYVAVGIRGAYHPQIDLATEPRWARISGTFGEDADLTSEMVRAMLRGFQGKTLGPKSVALIVKHFPGGGPAIQGQDSHFEFGKYDVYPGKNFDYHVKPFKAAIDAGAVAIMPYYSIPKDITPEQVGMSYNKAIVTDLLRDRLGFKGIVNSDSGITTSMVWGVENLTVEQRYKKGIDAGVDIYSNDTTPEHVVNLVRKGELSQSRVDESARRILRVRIALGIFENPYADADVAERTVRNAAFQKKALEAQRKSLVLLKEERGVLPLKAGARVYAEGVDAKVLQVRGFTVVATPAEADVALLRVTFNEPSGEVPGARAMGARPGGGVAGPGGGGPGGATTGAAAGRNPRGAGLGGMNTGGAPIGLTLAPDRLEKLRVVMKAKPTIVAMYFDRPYVVPALAKESAALLAHFGVSDEALLDVLTGTYPPTGKLPFELPSSMLAVQEQKEDVPHDSKDPLFPFGHGITFAPASARR from the coding sequence ATGTCCTTGCGCGTTGCTTCTCGCTGCCTGGTTTTGCTGGCCTCGGCGGGCATCGGGCTGGTGAGTGCCCGCCAACCCACGCCGTCACAACCCGTGCTCGGCACGCGCACCGTCAAGGTGCTCGAGGTCGGCGGCCTGAAGTTCAAGGACCTCAACAAGAACGGGAAACTCGACGTGTACGAGGACTGGCGCAAGCCGGTGGACGCGCGCGCCGACGATCTCGTGTCGCAGATGACGCTCGAGGAGAAGGCGGGGCTGATGGTCAGCCCGACGCTCACGATGGGGACCGATGGCGCCGTCAACGAGGAGTCGCGGCCGATGCCCAATCCATTCGGCGGGCCAGCGTGGTCGTTGCCGGGGACGTCGGAGGCGGTGCTGAAGATGCACAGCCGCCAGTTCATCAACCGCGCCAACACCAGCCCGCGCACGATGGTGACGTGGCTGAACGGCGTGCAGCAGATCGCCGAGTCGTCGCGGCTCGGCATCCCCGCGTTCTTCGTCACCAACCCGCGCAATCATCTCGGTGGCGCCATGGTCGTGGGCATCGAGGAAGCCGGCGGCAGCTTCTCGCAATGGCCGGGCACGCTGGGACTCGCGGCCACCCGCGACGCCGCACTCGTCGAGGAGTTCTCGCGCATCGCCGCCGAGGAGTACGTGGCCGTCGGCATCCGTGGCGCCTATCACCCGCAGATCGATCTCGCGACGGAGCCGCGCTGGGCGCGCATCTCCGGCACCTTCGGCGAGGACGCTGACCTGACCAGCGAGATGGTGCGCGCGATGTTGCGAGGCTTCCAGGGCAAGACGCTGGGCCCGAAGAGCGTGGCGCTCATCGTCAAGCACTTCCCGGGCGGCGGCCCGGCCATTCAGGGACAGGACTCGCACTTCGAGTTCGGCAAGTACGACGTCTATCCCGGCAAGAACTTCGACTATCACGTCAAGCCGTTCAAGGCCGCCATCGACGCCGGCGCGGTCGCGATCATGCCGTACTACTCGATCCCGAAGGACATCACGCCCGAACAGGTGGGCATGAGCTACAACAAGGCGATCGTGACCGACCTGCTCCGCGACCGCCTCGGCTTCAAGGGCATCGTCAATTCGGACTCCGGCATCACCACGTCGATGGTGTGGGGCGTCGAGAACCTCACCGTCGAACAGCGCTACAAGAAGGGCATCGACGCGGGCGTCGACATCTACAGCAACGACACGACGCCCGAACATGTCGTCAATCTCGTACGCAAGGGCGAGCTGAGCCAGTCACGTGTCGACGAATCGGCGCGTCGCATCCTTCGTGTGCGGATCGCGCTGGGCATCTTCGAGAACCCCTATGCCGATGCCGACGTGGCCGAGCGAACGGTGCGCAACGCGGCCTTCCAGAAGAAGGCACTCGAGGCGCAGCGCAAGTCCCTGGTGCTGCTCAAGGAAGAACGCGGCGTGTTGCCCCTCAAGGCGGGCGCCAGGGTCTACGCGGAAGGGGTCGATGCGAAGGTACTGCAGGTGCGTGGCTTCACCGTCGTGGCCACGCCAGCCGAAGCCGACGTCGCGCTGCTGCGCGTCACGTTCAACGAGCCGTCCGGCGAAGTCCCGGGGGCTCGGGCGATGGGCGCGCGCCCTGGTGGGGGCGTTGCTGGCCCCGGAGGCGGAGGACCTGGTGGCGCGACCACTGGCGCCGCGGCCGGCCGTAATCCACGCGGCGCGGGACTGGGCGGAATGAATACCGGCGGCGCGCCGATCGGCCTGACGCTCGCACCCGATCGGCTGGAGAAGCTGCGTGTCGTGATGAAGGCCAAGCCGACCATCGTCGCGATGTACTTCGACAGGCCGTACGTGGTGCCCGCTCTCGCCAAGGAGTCGGCGGCGTTGCTCGCGCATTTCGGCGTGAGCGACGAGGCATTGCTCGACGTCCTCACGGGCACCTACCCGCCCACAGGCAAGCTGCCGTTCGAGCTGCCCTCGTCGATGCTGGCCGTGCAGGAGCAGAAGGAAGACGTGCCGCACGACTCGAAGGACCCGTTGTTCCCCTTCGGCCACGGGATCACGTTCGCGCCTGCCTCCGCGCGCAGGTAG
- a CDS encoding DUF7133 domain-containing protein — translation MSRILVAIALLATAAAVTTRGQQDAPRRPWPPGVQAVSQASPALTPEQERDTFHLAPGYRVELVASEPLVQDPVAIDWAPDGRLWVVEMPGFMPDIAATGEHDAIGRIVVLEDSDHDGRMDRRTVFADGLVLARSVKVLEHGVLVAEPPDLWLMRDTDGDLRMDTKTRVTGQFGQRDVDVENNANGFDWGLDNRLRTAGQSRLEFRWKAGTLVAVPAPVRGQWGVTHDDVGRTFRNSNESALHVDMVADEYFARHPQLLRTRGSYERLAMPDNDLNTVWPVRPTPGINRGYQAGIRRSDGTLARYTSVCAPLVYRGDRLPVAGSVFVAEPAANVVSRIDLREDGATVQAAKAWGNAEFLASSDERFRPVYLSNAPDGALYLVDLYRGVVEHRLSLTTYLKSYIETQGLLNPRGLGRIWRIVHEDQPRDTSPMATRTAEDLVALLSHPNGWRRDTAQRLLVERGDAAIAPVLARLSHDADEPRTRLHALWALDGLDAITVADVEAAWHDRSPHVRAATLRIAERWLDTPTPALRATIEAATEDADPRVRLQAAASLGALKDDRAKWDAMATLLARRGDDPVLADIVLSGARGAESMILERILEQGRRGDGPLGRPALPSQAALGERALPTPATDAITMLTATMLRAAREQDAQQWLARVAGDGSGRAATRLRRPASASQTAGPTGDAATATVAPALRARPLEHWQREALMHGAEIGILGAPVPGQQPPLPASSGVTCPTCPGGRQSSGGDYAFEWPAAANAYTRPGVAAPPLRLRRRPDAFVTLAGQDSPLGRQAAAVLTRVSWPGKPGDPDAPAPLTTAEQQRFDEGRRIYEAMCQACHQADGRGQSGRAASLVGSALALAPPEIPVRILLNGKEGSTGLMPALGAAMTDAQVASVLTYVRREWGHGGSAVDAAVVARQRSLNKSRTRPWTDGELVGRDASPRRP, via the coding sequence GTGTCTCGAATCCTAGTCGCCATCGCCCTGCTTGCCACTGCCGCCGCGGTGACTACGCGCGGTCAGCAGGACGCGCCTCGGCGCCCGTGGCCCCCGGGCGTGCAGGCCGTCTCGCAGGCGTCGCCGGCCCTCACGCCCGAGCAGGAACGGGACACCTTTCATCTCGCGCCGGGCTACCGCGTCGAGTTGGTCGCCAGCGAGCCGCTCGTGCAGGATCCGGTTGCCATCGACTGGGCTCCGGACGGCCGCCTGTGGGTGGTCGAGATGCCCGGCTTCATGCCCGACATCGCCGCCACAGGCGAGCACGACGCGATCGGCCGCATCGTCGTGCTTGAAGACAGCGACCACGACGGCCGGATGGACCGTCGGACCGTGTTTGCCGACGGCCTCGTCCTGGCCAGGAGCGTGAAGGTGCTGGAGCACGGCGTGCTCGTCGCCGAACCGCCAGACCTGTGGTTGATGCGCGACACGGACGGCGACCTGCGCATGGACACGAAGACGCGTGTGACCGGCCAGTTCGGGCAGCGCGACGTCGACGTGGAGAACAACGCGAACGGGTTCGATTGGGGGCTCGACAACCGCCTCCGAACGGCGGGCCAGTCCCGGCTCGAGTTCCGATGGAAGGCCGGGACGCTGGTCGCCGTGCCCGCGCCCGTCCGTGGCCAGTGGGGCGTGACCCATGACGACGTCGGGCGCACCTTCCGCAACAGCAACGAGTCGGCACTACACGTGGACATGGTCGCCGACGAGTATTTCGCGCGCCATCCGCAGCTGCTACGCACGCGCGGCAGCTACGAGCGCCTCGCGATGCCCGACAACGACCTGAACACCGTGTGGCCAGTCCGGCCCACGCCGGGCATCAACCGCGGCTACCAGGCTGGCATCCGACGGTCGGACGGGACGCTGGCGCGATACACCTCGGTCTGCGCTCCGCTCGTGTACCGAGGCGATCGGTTGCCGGTGGCAGGCAGCGTGTTCGTGGCCGAGCCGGCGGCCAACGTCGTGAGCCGCATCGATCTGCGTGAGGACGGCGCGACCGTTCAGGCTGCCAAGGCATGGGGCAATGCCGAGTTCCTCGCCTCGTCCGATGAGCGCTTCCGGCCCGTCTACCTCTCGAACGCCCCCGACGGCGCGCTCTACCTGGTCGATCTCTACCGGGGCGTCGTCGAGCACCGGCTGTCGCTGACCACGTACCTGAAGTCGTACATCGAGACGCAGGGCCTGCTCAATCCGCGGGGCCTTGGCCGCATCTGGCGCATCGTCCACGAGGACCAGCCGCGCGATACGAGTCCCATGGCGACACGCACCGCCGAGGACCTGGTGGCGTTGCTGTCGCATCCCAACGGTTGGCGACGCGATACGGCGCAGCGCCTGCTCGTCGAACGTGGCGATGCGGCAATCGCGCCGGTGCTCGCCCGGCTGTCGCACGACGCCGACGAGCCACGCACGCGACTGCATGCGCTCTGGGCGCTCGACGGGCTCGATGCCATCACCGTCGCTGACGTCGAGGCGGCATGGCACGATCGTTCACCGCACGTGCGCGCCGCGACCTTGCGCATTGCGGAACGATGGCTCGACACCCCCACGCCCGCCCTTCGGGCCACGATCGAGGCGGCGACCGAGGATGCCGATCCACGGGTGCGCCTGCAGGCAGCCGCCTCACTGGGGGCGTTGAAAGACGACCGTGCGAAGTGGGATGCGATGGCCACCCTGCTCGCCCGTCGCGGCGACGACCCGGTACTGGCCGACATCGTGCTGAGCGGCGCGCGCGGCGCGGAGTCGATGATCCTGGAGCGGATCCTGGAACAGGGCCGGCGTGGTGACGGCCCGCTCGGACGGCCGGCCCTACCGTCGCAGGCCGCGCTCGGAGAGCGGGCCCTACCAACACCTGCCACTGACGCGATCACGATGTTGACCGCGACGATGTTGCGTGCAGCTCGTGAGCAGGACGCGCAGCAGTGGCTGGCACGCGTCGCGGGTGATGGGTCTGGCCGGGCCGCGACCCGCCTTCGCCGTCCGGCTTCGGCGAGCCAGACAGCCGGCCCTACCGGTGATGCCGCCACGGCCACGGTAGCGCCCGCTCTCCGAGCGCGGCCCCTCGAGCACTGGCAACGCGAGGCGCTGATGCATGGCGCCGAGATCGGCATCCTCGGCGCACCGGTGCCCGGGCAGCAGCCGCCGTTGCCGGCCTCGAGTGGCGTGACGTGTCCGACCTGCCCGGGTGGCCGTCAAAGCAGCGGCGGGGACTACGCGTTCGAATGGCCTGCCGCGGCGAATGCCTACACGAGGCCCGGCGTCGCGGCGCCGCCGTTGCGCCTGCGACGCCGGCCCGATGCCTTCGTGACACTCGCCGGCCAGGACAGCCCGCTCGGCAGGCAGGCGGCGGCCGTGCTCACACGCGTCAGCTGGCCAGGCAAGCCGGGCGACCCCGACGCGCCGGCGCCCCTGACCACGGCCGAGCAGCAGCGGTTCGATGAGGGTCGCCGAATCTACGAGGCGATGTGCCAGGCCTGCCATCAGGCGGATGGCCGCGGTCAGTCGGGCCGCGCCGCGAGCCTCGTCGGGTCGGCGCTGGCGTTGGCGCCACCCGAGATACCCGTGCGGATCCTGCTCAACGGCAAGGAAGGCTCGACAGGGTTGATGCCCGCGCTTGGCGCGGCGATGACCGACGCCCAGGTCGCGAGCGTCCTGACCTACGTCCGGCGTGAATGGGGCCACGGCGGCAGCGCCGTCGATGCGGCCGTGGTCGCACGCCAGCGCTCGCTGAACAAGAGCAGGACACGTCCCTGGACGGACGGAGAGTTGGTTGGTAGGGACGCCTCTCCGAGGCGTCCATGA
- a CDS encoding amidohydrolase family protein has product MFPDASGVRAQGEPIIDIHQHVGYSGRPDEVLLAHQRAMGVTMTIVLPAGRPAARPSTHDGVSNGLQAQALGNDACRDFAKAHPGEFRFGANDVPDLDGAAQEIERQLARGAIVIAEQKFGIACDAPEMQSIYRLAETHRVPVLMHWQFGMYNHGFERFHRMLEQFPRVTFIGHAQTWWANIDAGHADQTVLYPKGPVTPGGLTDRYLRDYPNMYGDLSAGSGLNALTRDEAFTRGFLERHQDKLLYGSDCNDHVGSGEKCQGAQTIAALRRLAASKALERKLLYDNAKRVFGI; this is encoded by the coding sequence ATGTTTCCCGACGCGTCCGGCGTGCGTGCGCAGGGAGAGCCCATCATAGACATCCACCAGCACGTCGGCTACAGCGGCCGGCCCGACGAGGTGTTGCTGGCGCACCAGCGGGCGATGGGCGTCACCATGACCATCGTCCTGCCCGCCGGCCGGCCTGCGGCGCGCCCCTCGACCCACGACGGGGTCTCGAACGGGTTGCAGGCGCAGGCCCTCGGCAACGATGCCTGCCGCGACTTCGCAAAGGCACATCCCGGGGAGTTCCGTTTCGGGGCCAACGACGTCCCGGACCTCGACGGTGCGGCGCAGGAGATCGAGCGGCAACTCGCGCGAGGCGCCATCGTGATCGCGGAGCAGAAGTTCGGGATTGCCTGCGACGCCCCCGAGATGCAGTCAATCTACCGGCTTGCCGAGACGCACCGCGTGCCGGTGCTGATGCACTGGCAGTTCGGCATGTACAACCACGGCTTCGAGCGATTCCATCGCATGCTCGAGCAATTTCCGCGCGTTACCTTCATCGGTCACGCGCAGACGTGGTGGGCGAACATCGACGCCGGGCATGCCGACCAGACGGTGCTCTACCCGAAGGGGCCAGTGACGCCAGGCGGCCTCACCGATCGGTACCTGCGCGACTACCCGAACATGTACGGTGACCTCTCGGCCGGTTCAGGCCTGAATGCGTTGACACGCGACGAAGCGTTCACGCGCGGTTTCCTCGAGCGGCACCAGGACAAGTTGCTCTACGGCAGTGACTGCAACGATCACGTCGGCAGCGGCGAGAAGTGCCAGGGCGCCCAGACGATCGCGGCGCTGCGACGGCTCGCCGCCAGCAAGGCCCTCGAACGCAAGCTGCTGTACGACAACGCGAAACGGGTGTTCGGGATCTAA
- a CDS encoding FAD:protein FMN transferase: MHAIFRQFVGSSLVVGLVLGGEIRGTAGWDTRPVPSSGGSVDRARSPSAASTAWGSQPLPFPTTLERFEGVEPHMGTLVSITVFAPDATKARVAFRAGFDRVRQLNEILSDYLSDSELSRVTRDAVRRPVPLSADLFAVLKASHRLSVATGGAFDVTQGPVIRLWREARKAKRMPDPDALREAGTRSGYAHMHLDEARRTVSFDIAGMQLDVGAIGKGFAASEALAAITRTGIRRALVAVSGDLAFGDPPPGQPGWRIRIHDGDFGDTPIPPILLLANMAVSTSGNAEQHLDVDGRRYSHVIDPVSRTGLLDDITVTVISRHGVDADGLDTAIGVLGIERGLALVERDHEAAALIVLRKAGTTRVETSRRLRELVKRQPAPATTPAPRR, from the coding sequence ATGCACGCGATCTTTCGCCAGTTCGTTGGTTCTTCGCTCGTCGTCGGGCTCGTGCTCGGTGGGGAGATCCGCGGGACGGCCGGCTGGGATACCCGGCCGGTACCATCGTCTGGAGGATCAGTTGATAGGGCCCGCTCTCCGAGCGCGGCCTCAACGGCCTGGGGCAGCCAGCCGCTGCCTTTTCCGACGACCCTCGAGCGATTCGAGGGTGTCGAACCGCACATGGGCACGCTCGTGTCCATCACGGTGTTCGCGCCTGATGCGACGAAGGCTCGCGTGGCGTTCCGTGCCGGATTCGACCGCGTCCGACAGCTGAACGAGATCCTCTCGGACTATCTGTCCGACAGCGAACTCAGTCGCGTGACCAGGGACGCCGTGCGACGCCCGGTGCCGCTCAGCGCCGATCTCTTCGCCGTGCTCAAGGCCTCGCACCGGCTGTCGGTTGCGACCGGCGGCGCCTTCGACGTGACCCAGGGCCCGGTCATCCGGCTGTGGCGGGAGGCACGCAAGGCGAAGCGGATGCCCGACCCCGATGCCCTGCGCGAGGCCGGTACGCGCAGCGGCTACGCGCACATGCATCTCGACGAGGCTCGCCGGACCGTGTCGTTCGATATCGCCGGCATGCAACTCGACGTCGGCGCGATCGGCAAGGGCTTTGCGGCCAGCGAGGCACTCGCGGCGATCACGCGGACCGGCATTCGCCGTGCGCTGGTGGCCGTCAGCGGTGACCTGGCGTTCGGTGACCCGCCGCCGGGGCAGCCGGGGTGGCGCATCCGCATCCACGACGGCGACTTTGGCGATACGCCCATTCCGCCGATCCTCCTGCTGGCCAACATGGCCGTCTCGACGTCCGGCAATGCCGAACAACATCTCGACGTGGACGGCCGCCGCTACTCGCACGTGATCGATCCGGTGTCGCGCACGGGCCTGCTCGACGACATCACCGTGACGGTCATCTCGCGGCACGGTGTGGATGCCGATGGCCTGGATACGGCGATCGGCGTACTGGGCATCGAGCGCGGGCTGGCGCTCGTCGAGCGCGACCATGAGGCCGCCGCGCTCATCGTCCTGCGCAAGGCCGGAACGACACGCGTCGAGACGTCACGGCGGCTGCGCGAACTGGTGAAGCGACAGCCCGCACCGGCCACAACGCCAGCGCCGCGGCGTTGA
- the rbsK gene encoding ribokinase, with protein MALITVVGSINMDLVVRAPRFAHPGETITGESFLTVPGGKGANQAVAAQRLGGTVAMIGGVGEDAFGASMAQGLADEGIDVRHVDVRGGRASGVALITVNADGENTIIVVPGANGALTTDDVTLARDVVLSTDVLLLQLEIPMAVVQAAAAIAHDAGRTVILNAAPAAILPDSLLPLVDYLIVNETELFTVAGPAARDQQAAITGLHDRGASAIVVTLGGAGARLVPRDQAPTLVHAYTVDVVDTTAAGDAFVGAFAVALSEGLPPMEALRRGNAAGALTVTRAGAQPSLPTRDEVDAWLSAHQ; from the coding sequence GTGGCTCTGATCACGGTGGTGGGCAGCATCAACATGGACCTCGTCGTGCGCGCGCCCCGGTTCGCGCATCCCGGCGAGACGATCACGGGCGAGAGTTTCCTCACCGTCCCTGGGGGCAAGGGGGCGAACCAAGCCGTCGCGGCGCAACGCCTTGGCGGCACCGTCGCGATGATCGGCGGCGTCGGCGAGGACGCGTTCGGCGCATCCATGGCGCAGGGCCTCGCCGACGAAGGCATCGACGTCCGCCACGTGGACGTGCGCGGCGGCCGCGCGTCCGGGGTGGCCCTCATTACCGTGAACGCCGACGGCGAGAACACGATCATCGTCGTTCCTGGCGCGAATGGCGCGCTGACGACCGATGACGTGACCCTCGCGCGCGACGTCGTCCTGTCGACCGATGTCCTGCTGCTGCAGCTCGAAATTCCGATGGCCGTCGTACAGGCCGCCGCAGCCATCGCGCACGACGCCGGCCGCACGGTGATCCTCAACGCGGCACCTGCCGCCATCCTTCCTGACTCGCTGCTGCCGTTGGTCGACTACCTGATCGTGAACGAGACGGAGTTGTTCACGGTGGCCGGACCTGCCGCGCGGGATCAGCAGGCTGCGATCACGGGCCTCCACGATCGCGGTGCGAGCGCAATCGTGGTCACCCTCGGCGGTGCCGGTGCACGCCTGGTGCCCCGCGACCAAGCGCCAACCCTCGTGCACGCCTACACCGTCGACGTGGTCGACACGACAGCAGCCGGTGACGCATTCGTCGGCGCCTTCGCCGTGGCGCTTTCCGAGGGGCTGCCGCCAATGGAGGCGCTTCGCCGTGGCAACGCCGCCGGCGCGCTGACGGTGACACGGGCGGGCGCGCAGCCGTCACTGCCGACACGCGATGAAGTCGACGCGTGGCTCAGCGCGCACCAATGA
- a CDS encoding DUF1593 domain-containing protein, protein MRLPVRVLCVMGALTCLAGHPAWAQAGRPAMAADPVASRVDAHVARVRLLVLTDIANEPDDQMSLVRLLVYGNQFDIEGLVATTSTWLKTGVRPDVLHTVLDAYAQVQPNLLLHAPGFPAAADLKRLVAAGQPGYGMAATGAGKTSPGAALLLAAMRRDDPRPLWVTAWGGTNTLAQALIDARAALTPEQLRTLVSRLRVYAISDQDDAGAWLRRKFPDLHFIGVPSTQDGQEYAAATWTGISGDRFYRNAPGADFRTFTDGWVDANIRARGPLGKHYPYPCCIHEGDTPSFLGLIDNGLDSAMSPTFGGWGGRYVWLQPHGEPRAFWTQGGDAYPGRASSRDTVRGSDGQMYTSDQATIWRWREAFQHDFAARMAWTVLPREGANHNPQVVVNGAAGTAPILVDARVGTPVALDARETRDPEGHALTFRWWYYPEAGTGIPGRPVLTAPGGAPPAATNASPPAARGEREPARVQVERGEEAQASVTPRLPGVAHVILEVTDDGTPRLTSYRRVILTIDR, encoded by the coding sequence ATGCGATTACCTGTGCGGGTGCTGTGCGTGATGGGAGCGCTGACGTGCCTTGCGGGGCATCCGGCGTGGGCGCAGGCGGGGCGGCCGGCGATGGCCGCCGACCCGGTGGCCAGTCGCGTGGACGCACACGTGGCTCGGGTGCGGTTGCTGGTGCTGACCGATATCGCCAACGAACCGGACGACCAGATGTCGCTCGTGCGGTTGCTCGTGTATGGCAACCAGTTCGACATCGAGGGGTTGGTGGCCACGACGTCGACGTGGTTGAAAACCGGCGTACGGCCCGACGTCCTGCACACCGTCCTCGATGCCTACGCGCAGGTGCAGCCGAACCTGTTGCTGCATGCGCCCGGGTTTCCGGCGGCCGCTGATCTGAAGCGCCTGGTCGCGGCCGGGCAGCCCGGCTACGGCATGGCCGCGACGGGTGCCGGCAAGACGTCACCGGGCGCGGCGCTGTTGCTGGCGGCGATGCGCCGCGACGACCCGCGGCCGTTGTGGGTGACGGCATGGGGCGGCACGAATACGCTCGCGCAGGCCTTGATCGACGCCCGCGCGGCATTGACGCCCGAGCAGCTCCGCACGCTGGTATCGCGGCTCCGCGTCTATGCCATCTCCGACCAGGATGACGCCGGTGCGTGGCTGCGGCGAAAGTTCCCGGACCTGCATTTCATCGGCGTCCCCTCGACGCAGGACGGGCAGGAATACGCGGCGGCGACATGGACCGGGATCAGCGGTGACCGCTTCTATCGCAACGCGCCCGGCGCCGATTTCCGCACCTTCACGGACGGCTGGGTCGACGCCAACATCCGGGCTCGCGGGCCGCTCGGCAAGCACTATCCGTATCCCTGCTGCATCCACGAGGGCGACACGCCTTCGTTCCTCGGCCTCATCGACAACGGCCTCGACAGCGCGATGAGCCCGACCTTCGGAGGCTGGGGCGGCCGGTACGTCTGGCTTCAACCGCATGGGGAGCCGCGGGCGTTCTGGACGCAGGGCGGCGACGCCTACCCGGGTCGCGCGTCGTCGCGAGACACCGTGCGCGGCAGTGACGGCCAGATGTACACCTCGGATCAGGCGACGATCTGGCGATGGCGAGAGGCATTCCAGCACGACTTCGCGGCGCGCATGGCGTGGACCGTCCTGCCTCGTGAGGGCGCGAACCACAACCCGCAGGTGGTCGTGAATGGTGCCGCCGGCACGGCGCCCATCCTCGTAGACGCGCGCGTGGGCACGCCGGTGGCGCTCGATGCCCGTGAGACGCGTGATCCCGAGGGACACGCGCTGACGTTTCGCTGGTGGTACTACCCTGAGGCCGGCACCGGCATCCCGGGGCGTCCGGTCCTCACCGCTCCCGGAGGAGCCCCGCCGGCCGCGACCAACGCGTCACCCCCGGCCGCGCGCGGCGAACGTGAACCGGCGCGCGTGCAGGTCGAGCGCGGCGAGGAGGCGCAGGCGTCGGTGACGCCACGGCTGCCAGGCGTGGCGCACGTCATCCTCGAGGTCACCGACGACGGGACGCCGCGGCTGACGAGTTATCGTCGCGTGATTCTGACGATCGATCGTTGA